One window of Watersipora subatra chromosome 3, tzWatSuba1.1, whole genome shotgun sequence genomic DNA carries:
- the LOC137389961 gene encoding phosphatidylinositol 3-kinase regulatory subunit beta-like, with protein sequence MGLSEEELNELPFYYGCIDSTKAVELLRLERPGSFLLRQSKNIRHKGTFTISVIKNRTAKSTEIYHFSVLGHRGHYYAKKGLMFDRILDLLEHYKTHDYENHLDIANIRLLYPVNKHDYVNAYSYATVESKFENLLAHLRQLDEETGEELCECGMLVAEAILPDGWMIHQTPDEPKRIFFQHDALNLTQWEIPNGLWGRATPNQRKLFFENGLAPS encoded by the exons ATGGGTTTATCCGAAGAAGAGCTCAACGAGCTCCCTTTCTACTATGGATGTATCGATTCAACCAAG GCTGTAGAATTATTACGTCTTGAAAGACCTGGTTCCTTTCTTCTACGTCAGAGCAAAAATATACGACACAAGGGAACATTTACAATATCAGTTATAAA aaaCAGAACGGCTAAAAGTACAGAAATATACCACTTCTCTGTATTGGGACACAGGGGTCACTACTATGCCAAAAAAGGCTTGATGTTCGACAGAATCCTTGACCTACTCGAACACTATAAAACACATGATTACGAGAACCATCTAGACATTGCTAATATAAGACTGTTGTACCCTGTTAACAAACATGACTATGTTAATGCCTACTCATACGCCACAGTCGAGAGCAAGTTTGAGAATCTGCTAGCCCACCTTCGGCAGCTGGATGAAGAAACAGGAGAGGAGCTGTGCGAATGTGGCATGCTGGTGGCTGAGGCTATTTTACCCGATGGCTGGATGATTCATCAGACCCCAGATGAGCCCAAACGAATCTTCTTTCAGCATGACGCACTTAACCTAACACAATGGGAAATTCCTAATGGTTTGTGGGGTAGGGCAACTCCCAACCAACGCAAACTATTTTTTGAAAATGGGCTTGCGCCGAGTTAG
- the LOC137392022 gene encoding voltage-gated hydrogen channel 1-like, translated as MGQILQDSSLSEMKEPVDHLQLSHSSALAGKRFHEKVDFYLHRPIVEYVVIFLIIVDALLVTASLLIEIRVIETLAKESASSGLEVRSDEVVRLEHTGEALHYTSLAILTLFMIEVLLKLYGQRVKFFKRKIQVVDSFVVAISFALDIAVIIVGDVDSTLMQGLGLIVVLRLWRLVRIVNGAVVATKEQLDVKIHEAKTEAREAKERAQELEMLMGERDREIEFLKGRLGKYEPIEMIPTGSTRLPAYLPETREFPKQVLGDVTDDEDYRMGFSDMQAASRPKPRPAINSAATAFQAYQPGATYQVTSQYPESSKAPYRAGANKSPYRTPLDYHTNDLVDTADESDVVSIKPSKARSGNTFTVKKDGVPMTSL; from the exons GTTCCACGAGAAGGTTGACTTTTACCTGCACAGGCCCATCGTGGAGTATGTTGTCATCTTCCTTATTATAGTGGATGCTTTGCTTGTCACTGCATCTCTCCTTATTGAGATCAGAGTTATTGAAA CTTTGGCCAAGGAAAGTGCGAGTTCAGGTTTAGAAGTTCGATCAGATGAGGTGGTACGACTGGAGCACACGGGAGAAGCCTTGCATTACACAAGCCTTGCCATTCTAACTCTCTTCATGATTGAG GTTTTGTTGAAGCTATATGGACAGAGAGTGAAGTTCTTTAAACGAAAAATTCAAGTAGTTGACAGTTTCGTGGTCGCCATCTCGTTTGCCCTTGACATAGCCGTTATCATAGTTGGAGATGTTGACTCTACACTAATGCAAGGTCTCGGGCTCATTGTTGTTCTCCGACTTTGGAGGCTCGTGCGTATAGTCAATG GTGCTGTGGTTGCCACTAAGGAACAGCTTGATGTGAAGATCCATGAGGCTAAGACAGAGGCGCGGGAAGCGAAAGAAAGAGCTCAAGAGTTGGAG ATGTTGATGGgggagagagacagagagataGAGTTTCTAAAAGGCCGACTTGGTAAATACGAGCCAATAGAGATGATACCTACTGGTTCTACACGGTTGCCAGCTT ATTTACCGGAGACTAGAGAATTTCCTAAGCAGGTGCTGGGAGACGTGACAGATGATGAAGACTACCGAATGGGATTTTCAG ATATGCAAGCGGCTTCGAGGCCAAAACCTCGCCCAGCTATAAATAGTGCAGCAACAGCATTCCAAGCATACCAGCCGGGTGCAACATACCAAGTCACGAGTCAGTACCCTGAGTCCAGTAAGGCTCCATACCGAGCGGGGGCTAACAAGTCACCGTACCGGACTCCGCTCGACTATCACACTAACGATTTGGTTGACACTGCTGATGAGTCAGACGTCGTGTCCATCAAACCCTCTAAGGCTAGAAGTGGCAACACCTTCACTGTTAAGAAG GATGGTGTTCCGATGACCTCACTATAG